A single genomic interval of Lentimicrobium saccharophilum harbors:
- a CDS encoding S9 family peptidase yields the protein MKKISVLVIVMIMTTISASLLAQDSKLPPLLDRELFFDNPEISGGQLSPDGKFISFVKPYNGVMNIWVKTLEEPFASARPLTADKQRPVRSYFWSRDGKYILYVQDKGGDENFNIYAVNPSEKPPVGAEVPENRDLTNLKGVRVQIYSVPKTDPDAIYIGLNDRDPAWHDLYRMKLSTGERTLIRQNSGEDRITGWIFDWDDQLRLAMRANADGSNDILRVDESGFTPIYTTNVFETAYPIAFDKNNQRVYLITNKGDDVDLTRLILLDPNTLKEEFVEADPQQRVDLGDVAFSDLRREIIYTSYEDDRNRLYWKDKDFEADYKRISEQLPGVEPYFARTTADERFWIIGSYSDVDPGTTYLFDRVTKKLTFQYRPRPNIPVEHMANMQAIRYPSSDGLEIPAYLTLPKGVEPKNLPLIVMPHGGPWARSGWGFNSYAQFLANRGYAVLDPNFRASTGYGKKFINAGNNEWGRKMQDDITWGVKYLVKQGIADPEKVAIMGGSYGGYATLAGLAFTPDVYACGVSIVGPSNLITLLNSIPPYWESIRTVFHKRMGDPSTPEGEADLKKMSPLFSADKIKSPLLVVQGANDPRVKQHESDQIVVALRDRGFPVEYIVAPDEGHGFARPVNNMAMLAAAEKFLARHLGGRYQESMKPEVAERLKEITVDPKTVILKSTEK from the coding sequence ATGAAAAAGATCAGTGTTCTGGTAATTGTCATGATCATGACCACAATTTCAGCATCTCTCCTGGCGCAGGACAGTAAACTTCCACCGCTCCTTGACCGTGAGCTTTTCTTCGACAATCCTGAAATCTCAGGCGGGCAGTTATCGCCTGACGGGAAGTTCATTTCATTTGTAAAGCCATACAATGGTGTAATGAATATCTGGGTAAAGACGCTTGAGGAGCCTTTTGCTTCAGCGCGCCCGCTTACCGCCGATAAACAGCGTCCGGTACGTTCCTATTTCTGGTCGAGAGACGGGAAATATATCCTCTACGTACAGGACAAAGGCGGTGATGAAAACTTCAACATATACGCCGTTAACCCATCTGAGAAACCGCCTGTGGGTGCCGAGGTTCCTGAAAACCGTGACCTCACCAACCTCAAGGGTGTGAGGGTGCAGATCTATTCGGTCCCCAAAACCGATCCGGATGCTATTTATATTGGCCTCAATGACCGTGATCCGGCCTGGCATGATTTGTACAGGATGAAACTTTCGACAGGCGAGCGTACCTTAATCCGTCAGAATTCGGGCGAAGACCGCATCACCGGATGGATATTTGACTGGGACGACCAGCTGCGCCTTGCCATGCGGGCCAATGCCGACGGAAGCAACGACATCCTGAGGGTTGATGAAAGCGGGTTTACCCCGATTTACACTACCAATGTATTTGAGACTGCCTACCCGATTGCCTTCGACAAGAATAATCAAAGGGTTTATCTTATCACCAATAAAGGGGATGATGTGGACCTTACCCGGCTGATCCTGCTGGATCCTAACACCCTGAAGGAAGAATTCGTTGAAGCAGACCCTCAGCAGCGTGTTGATCTGGGGGATGTGGCATTCTCGGATCTCAGGCGTGAAATTATTTATACTTCCTATGAAGATGACCGCAACAGGCTCTACTGGAAAGATAAGGATTTTGAAGCTGACTACAAACGCATCAGCGAGCAGTTACCGGGCGTTGAACCTTATTTTGCAAGAACGACCGCTGACGAGCGGTTCTGGATTATCGGCTCATACAGCGATGTAGATCCGGGAACAACTTACCTTTTTGACCGCGTCACCAAAAAACTCACCTTCCAGTACCGGCCGCGGCCCAATATCCCGGTTGAACACATGGCAAACATGCAGGCCATCCGCTATCCCTCTTCCGACGGATTGGAAATACCTGCTTACCTGACACTTCCCAAAGGGGTTGAGCCCAAAAACCTCCCCCTGATCGTGATGCCTCACGGCGGCCCATGGGCCCGGAGCGGATGGGGGTTTAATTCGTATGCCCAGTTTCTGGCCAACCGCGGCTATGCCGTGCTTGACCCGAACTTCAGGGCTTCGACAGGATACGGCAAAAAGTTTATCAATGCAGGAAACAATGAATGGGGACGTAAAATGCAGGATGACATTACCTGGGGTGTAAAGTATCTTGTAAAGCAAGGCATCGCTGATCCGGAAAAAGTGGCCATCATGGGCGGCTCGTATGGGGGATATGCCACCCTGGCGGGACTTGCGTTCACTCCGGATGTATATGCCTGCGGGGTTTCCATCGTCGGGCCTTCAAACCTGATCACCCTGCTCAACTCCATTCCGCCTTACTGGGAATCCATCCGCACCGTATTTCACAAACGCATGGGCGATCCTTCCACCCCTGAAGGCGAAGCTGACCTGAAAAAGATGTCTCCCCTCTTCTCAGCCGATAAAATAAAATCGCCTTTACTGGTGGTTCAGGGTGCTAATGACCCAAGGGTAAAACAGCATGAATCGGATCAGATTGTGGTAGCCTTGCGCGACCGTGGTTTTCCGGTAGAATATATTGTTGCGCCCGACGAAGGACATGGTTTTGCCCGCCCGGTCAACAATATGGCCATGCTGGCAGCCGCAGAGAAATTTCTTGCCCGCCATCTGGGAGGCCGGTATCAGGAAAGTATGAAACCTGAAGTTGCTGAAAGACTGAAAGAAATTACGGTGGATCCCAAAACGGTAATTTTGAAGTCTACTGAAAAATAA
- a CDS encoding BACON domain-containing protein, whose protein sequence is MKLKKIFPLFIAILALMTSCTDEETMTLLEEIQVSSSYVSIPVDGGSTTITVTAKDSWTVEKVTTVKDSVTWLTISSTSGSAGESELTFSAESTLDGRTAQVLIQSGGQTQRINIIQGLSIVEPATCAEVIAGPDGKTFMVTGVCTAITNTTYGNWYLEDETGSIYIYGTLDAKGNTKNFLSWGLEVGDEVTVQGPKTTYGSTIELVDVTVIRINKSLVKVDSVANAVLPLEGGEFIAYLTCKGQGVSVDIPEDAKSWLSISSIESAGEQVVVKFHAIANNGGDRSTTIIFRTTDGSKTYSTETTLSQTGAIIDASIAQFLEAPVGDTQYRLAGVITSIANDTYGNLYLRDFSGETFVYGIEDYAQLGLKEGDIITIVGKRAAYQGTPQVGGAVLESSIPVTPITIAEVLTKPDDPNTYYMVTGEITSIANETYGNLYLSENGSEIYLYGCYPGYGATGDDRKYLLANEGIVVGDILTVIATKGSYNGVDQLSNGIYFSHVSAK, encoded by the coding sequence ATGAAATTAAAAAAAATATTTCCACTTTTCATTGCAATACTTGCCTTGATGACAAGTTGTACCGATGAAGAAACAATGACATTGCTTGAAGAAATTCAAGTATCATCATCTTACGTGTCTATCCCTGTGGATGGAGGCTCCACAACGATTACTGTAACCGCTAAAGATAGCTGGACAGTAGAAAAGGTAACTACTGTTAAGGATTCAGTTACGTGGTTGACAATCTCTTCAACCTCAGGCAGTGCCGGTGAATCTGAACTGACTTTTTCAGCTGAATCAACCCTCGATGGTCGTACTGCACAGGTTTTAATTCAAAGCGGAGGCCAAACGCAGAGAATTAACATCATACAGGGTTTGTCAATAGTTGAACCTGCCACATGTGCGGAGGTAATTGCCGGACCTGACGGCAAGACCTTCATGGTAACCGGGGTTTGTACCGCAATTACCAACACAACCTACGGCAACTGGTACCTGGAAGATGAAACAGGTTCTATTTATATCTATGGAACCCTTGACGCAAAAGGAAATACAAAAAACTTTTTAAGTTGGGGACTTGAAGTGGGGGATGAAGTAACTGTTCAGGGACCTAAAACCACCTATGGTTCGACAATAGAATTGGTAGATGTTACTGTTATCAGGATCAATAAGTCACTTGTAAAAGTTGATTCGGTAGCAAACGCAGTGCTTCCTCTCGAAGGTGGTGAATTCATAGCTTACCTTACCTGCAAAGGACAAGGCGTTTCGGTGGATATTCCTGAAGATGCCAAGTCATGGTTGTCAATTTCCTCAATCGAGTCGGCAGGCGAACAAGTAGTTGTGAAATTCCACGCCATTGCCAATAACGGCGGCGACCGTAGCACTACCATCATATTCCGCACCACAGACGGGTCTAAAACCTATTCTACAGAAACAACACTGAGTCAAACAGGAGCGATTATTGATGCAAGTATCGCACAATTCCTTGAAGCTCCGGTTGGTGATACACAATATCGGTTGGCAGGTGTTATTACCAGTATTGCCAATGATACATACGGTAATTTATACCTGAGAGATTTCTCAGGTGAAACGTTTGTTTATGGCATCGAGGATTATGCACAACTGGGACTGAAAGAAGGTGACATTATCACAATTGTTGGAAAACGTGCCGCTTATCAAGGAACCCCGCAAGTAGGTGGTGCTGTTCTGGAAAGCTCAATTCCCGTAACTCCGATTACTATTGCAGAGGTACTGACTAAACCTGATGACCCCAATACATACTATATGGTAACCGGCGAAATAACATCAATCGCCAATGAAACATATGGTAATCTGTATTTGTCAGAAAACGGCAGTGAAATCTACCTGTATGGCTGTTATCCGGGTTATGGTGCAACCGGCGATGACAGAAAATACCTTTTAGCCAACGAAGGCATTGTTGTTGGTGATATACTGACAGTAATTGCTACTAAGGGTTCCTATAACGGAGTGGATCAACTTTCAAATGGCATCTATTTCAGCCACGTAAGTGCTAAATAA
- a CDS encoding SDR family NAD(P)-dependent oxidoreductase: protein MKTSNGYALITGASGGIGFDLAVLMASKGHNLILTARSEEKIANLARQLSKTHGIESVVFPADLSVEDDREKLLEFIRNNNYHIEILVNNAGFGDLGPFEHADWDKTHQMIQLNITALSHLTRVLIPGMRKFKSGRILNVASVAAFMPGPLMAVYYASKAYVLSFSEALAGELRGSGITVTTLCPGPVATGFQEKAEFNDPTLMKILKPATPAEVAEYGYKAMIKGKRLAIHGLMNRFMIFSLRFSPRRMVSDLVKRLHQ from the coding sequence ATGAAAACAAGTAACGGTTACGCGCTTATCACCGGTGCCTCCGGCGGCATTGGTTTCGACCTGGCAGTATTGATGGCCTCCAAAGGTCACAACCTTATCCTCACAGCACGTTCGGAAGAGAAAATCGCCAATCTTGCCAGGCAGTTGTCAAAAACCCACGGGATTGAATCCGTTGTATTCCCCGCAGACCTTTCTGTTGAAGATGACAGGGAAAAACTGCTGGAATTTATCCGGAACAACAATTACCACATTGAGATACTTGTCAATAATGCCGGCTTTGGCGATCTGGGACCGTTCGAACATGCCGACTGGGATAAGACCCATCAGATGATACAACTGAACATCACGGCACTTTCACACCTGACCAGGGTGTTGATCCCCGGAATGCGGAAGTTCAAAAGCGGCAGAATCCTGAATGTCGCCTCTGTCGCAGCGTTTATGCCGGGCCCGCTGATGGCGGTATATTATGCAAGCAAAGCTTATGTGCTTTCGTTTTCCGAAGCCCTGGCCGGAGAGCTCAGGGGAAGTGGCATTACAGTGACAACCCTTTGTCCGGGCCCTGTAGCTACCGGTTTTCAGGAAAAGGCCGAATTCAACGATCCGACCCTGATGAAAATATTAAAACCGGCTACACCGGCAGAAGTTGCGGAATATGGTTACAAAGCGATGATAAAAGGCAAACGGCTGGCTATACATGGTTTGATGAACCGGTTTATGATTTTCAGCCTGCGGTTTTCTCCACGCCGGATGGTTTCGGATTTGGTTAAGAGACTCCATCAATAA